One Bacteroidota bacterium genomic window carries:
- the nifJ gene encoding pyruvate:ferredoxin (flavodoxin) oxidoreductase — protein MAKDKKFVTCDGNYAASHIAYMFSEVSAIYPITPSSTMAEYIDEWSAQGRKNIFGEVVKVTEMQSEGGAAGAVHGSLQSGALTTTYTASQGLLLMIPNMYKIAGELLPAVFHVSARSLAAQALSIFGDHSDVMSARQTGFAMLASGSVQEIMDIGAVAHLTAIKSRVPFLHFFDGFRTSHEIQKVEAPSIEQMKELLDWKALQDFRDRALNPEHPVTRGTAQNPDIYFQSREAANKFYDVIPDMVNDYMQQLSKITGREYHPFTYYGAPDAENIIVAMGSVTSTIQETIDYLATQGKKVGLISVHLYRPFSAKYLLKVLPKSVKRITVLDRTKEPGANGDPLYLDICEVFYGKPNAPMIVGGRYGLSSKDTTPTQIISVYENLEQVEPKNGFTLGIVDDVTFKSLPLKEEVSISQKGTFEGKFYGIGADGTVGANKNSIKIIGDTTEKYAQAYFAYDSKKSGGVTTSHLRFGDKPIRSSYLVNTPDFVACHVPSYLGKYEMLRGIKKGGTFLLNSIWDAKETINHLPNSVKKVLAEKEINFYIINATKLAREIGLGNRINFIMQSSFFKIGNVIPYETAVAEMKKAITKDFSKKGEEIVKMNHLAVERGGEVEKVAVPAEWAKLKPESKITEDTSIPEFIRNVVQPINNLLGDDLPVSAFLGREDGTFPAGTTQYEKRGIAVNIPEWQSEHCIQCNQCAYVCPHACIRPFLLNEKEAAGMPNGATLVEAKGKGFETLKYRIQVSPLDCTGCNVCVEVCPSKEKSLIMRALESQKVEESNWNYLAKNVSYKTDVVDAKASIKNSQFAQPLFEFSGACAGCGETAYIKLITQLYGDRMMVANATGCSSIYGGSAPSTPYTTNALGKGPAWANSLFEDNAEYGFGMVTGVNKMRDRIELRMKAAIAEQSVSAATIEVFKTWIEVREDGDASKEASAKVIESLKKEKSPVAKEILDLQQYLIKKSIWVFGGDGWAYDIGYGGLDHVLASGEDINVLVMDTEVYSNTGGQASKATPVGAVAKFAAAGKQIRKKDLGAMAMTYGYVYVAQVAMGANMNQYMKALKEAEAYPGPSLIITYSPCINHGLKGGMGKSIEQEKKAVDSGYWHLYRFNPMLENEGQNPFQLDSKEPDFSKFQDFLRSEVRYTSLIKAFPAEAARLFEAAEKNAKWRYESYKRRSLMDYTSV, from the coding sequence ATGGCTAAAGACAAAAAATTTGTAACCTGTGATGGTAATTATGCAGCTTCGCACATTGCATACATGTTTAGCGAGGTCTCTGCCATTTATCCTATCACACCTTCCTCAACAATGGCTGAATACATCGATGAATGGTCGGCTCAGGGAAGAAAGAATATTTTTGGTGAAGTAGTGAAGGTAACTGAAATGCAATCAGAGGGTGGTGCAGCTGGTGCCGTTCATGGTTCGCTGCAGTCAGGTGCTCTTACCACAACTTATACAGCTTCTCAGGGATTGCTGCTGATGATTCCGAATATGTACAAAATTGCAGGTGAATTACTTCCTGCCGTATTTCACGTTTCTGCCAGAAGTCTTGCAGCCCAGGCACTTTCAATCTTTGGCGATCATAGCGATGTGATGAGTGCCCGCCAGACAGGTTTTGCTATGCTGGCTTCGGGAAGTGTGCAGGAAATTATGGACATTGGAGCCGTAGCTCACCTTACAGCCATCAAATCGCGTGTACCATTTCTTCATTTCTTTGACGGTTTCCGCACCTCGCACGAAATACAAAAAGTAGAAGCTCCTTCTATTGAGCAAATGAAAGAACTCCTCGACTGGAAAGCTCTTCAGGATTTCCGCGACCGGGCCCTGAACCCGGAGCATCCTGTTACAAGAGGTACAGCCCAGAACCCCGATATTTATTTCCAATCGCGCGAAGCTGCCAACAAGTTTTACGATGTCATTCCAGACATGGTAAACGATTATATGCAGCAATTATCGAAAATTACAGGTAGAGAATACCATCCGTTTACCTATTACGGAGCACCCGACGCCGAAAATATCATCGTGGCAATGGGTTCAGTAACATCAACCATTCAGGAAACAATTGATTACCTTGCCACTCAGGGCAAAAAAGTGGGATTAATTTCCGTGCACCTTTATCGCCCGTTCTCCGCTAAATATCTTTTAAAGGTATTGCCCAAGTCGGTGAAAAGAATCACTGTGCTTGATAGAACAAAAGAACCAGGTGCCAATGGCGATCCTCTTTACCTCGACATTTGCGAGGTTTTCTATGGAAAACCGAATGCCCCTATGATTGTGGGTGGCCGTTATGGACTAAGCTCGAAAGATACTACCCCCACACAGATAATCAGCGTTTACGAAAACCTTGAGCAGGTAGAACCTAAAAATGGTTTTACACTGGGTATTGTTGACGATGTAACATTCAAATCACTACCTCTTAAAGAAGAGGTCAGTATTTCGCAAAAAGGTACCTTCGAAGGTAAATTTTATGGTATTGGTGCCGATGGTACTGTGGGAGCCAATAAAAACTCGATTAAAATTATTGGCGATACCACCGAAAAATATGCCCAGGCCTATTTTGCTTACGACTCAAAAAAATCAGGTGGTGTTACCACCTCCCATTTACGTTTTGGCGACAAGCCTATTCGTTCATCTTACCTCGTAAATACCCCCGATTTTGTGGCTTGCCATGTGCCTTCTTATTTGGGTAAATATGAAATGCTTAGGGGTATTAAAAAGGGAGGAACTTTTCTACTCAACAGTATCTGGGATGCAAAGGAAACAATAAACCACCTTCCCAACTCGGTGAAAAAAGTGTTGGCTGAAAAAGAAATTAATTTCTATATCATTAATGCCACTAAATTGGCCCGCGAAATTGGTTTGGGTAACCGTATCAACTTCATCATGCAATCTTCATTTTTCAAAATTGGCAACGTAATTCCTTACGAAACAGCAGTAGCCGAAATGAAAAAAGCCATCACAAAAGACTTCTCTAAAAAAGGTGAAGAAATTGTGAAGATGAACCACCTGGCTGTGGAACGTGGCGGGGAAGTAGAAAAAGTTGCAGTTCCGGCCGAATGGGCGAAATTAAAACCTGAATCTAAGATCACAGAAGATACTTCCATTCCAGAATTCATTCGCAATGTGGTTCAACCCATCAATAACCTTTTGGGTGACGATCTGCCCGTAAGCGCCTTTTTGGGTCGCGAAGACGGAACTTTTCCTGCAGGTACAACCCAGTACGAAAAAAGGGGTATTGCTGTCAATATACCTGAGTGGCAATCAGAGCATTGCATACAGTGTAACCAGTGTGCCTACGTGTGTCCACATGCCTGTATTCGTCCTTTCTTATTAAACGAAAAAGAAGCAGCCGGCATGCCCAACGGAGCAACACTTGTTGAGGCCAAGGGTAAGGGTTTTGAAACTTTGAAATACCGTATTCAGGTTAGCCCACTCGATTGTACAGGTTGTAATGTGTGCGTAGAGGTTTGTCCTTCGAAGGAAAAATCGCTTATCATGCGTGCTCTGGAGAGTCAAAAAGTAGAAGAGAGCAATTGGAACTACCTGGCGAAGAATGTAAGTTACAAGACCGACGTTGTTGATGCCAAGGCATCGATAAAAAACAGTCAGTTTGCTCAGCCATTGTTTGAATTTTCAGGTGCTTGCGCCGGTTGTGGCGAAACAGCCTATATCAAGCTTATTACTCAACTTTATGGCGACCGCATGATGGTAGCCAATGCTACTGGATGTAGCTCTATTTATGGTGGTTCTGCACCATCAACTCCCTATACCACGAATGCTTTAGGCAAAGGCCCCGCTTGGGCTAATTCTCTTTTCGAGGACAATGCCGAATATGGTTTCGGTATGGTTACTGGAGTGAACAAAATGCGCGACAGAATTGAACTTCGCATGAAAGCTGCCATTGCTGAGCAATCGGTATCGGCTGCCACCATCGAGGTATTTAAGACCTGGATTGAGGTAAGAGAAGATGGCGATGCCTCTAAAGAAGCCTCAGCAAAGGTTATTGAATCATTGAAAAAAGAAAAGTCTCCGGTAGCAAAAGAAATACTCGATCTGCAACAATACCTGATTAAAAAATCGATTTGGGTATTTGGTGGCGACGGATGGGCCTATGACATCGGTTATGGAGGTCTTGACCATGTGCTGGCTTCCGGCGAAGATATCAATGTGTTGGTAATGGATACCGAGGTATACTCCAATACAGGTGGTCAGGCATCAAAAGCCACACCGGTAGGGGCAGTAGCAAAATTTGCCGCAGCAGGTAAGCAAATCCGTAAGAAAGATTTGGGTGCCATGGCCATGACTTATGGTTATGTCTATGTGGCGCAGGTTGCAATGGGAGCCAACATGAATCAGTATATGAAAGCCCTGAAAGAGGCTGAAGCCTATCCTGGTCCTTCTCTTATTATTACTTACTCGCCTTGTATCAACCATGGTTTAAAAGGTGGAATGGGTAAATCGATTGAACAGGAGAAAAAAGCTGTTGATTCAGGATACTGGCATTTGTATCGTTTCAACCCGATGCTCGAAAATGAAGGTCAAAATCCCTTCCAGCTCGATTCAAAAGAACCTGATTTTTCCAAATTTCAGGATTTTCTGCGAAGCGAAGTACGTTACACTTCACTTATTAAAGCATTCCCAGCCGAAGCGGCACGTCTTTTCGAGGCGGCTGAGAAGAATGCCAAATGGAGGTATGAAAGCTACAAGCGTCGCTCCCTGATGGATTACACCAGCGTCTAG
- the ruvX gene encoding Holliday junction resolvase RuvX codes for MGRILAIDYGLKRTGIAVTDTLQLIANGMDTLPTAGLFEFLSGYFVKEPVDKVVIGYPLQMNNQPSEIVPHIDRFIVKFLKTFPGKDLVKFDERFTSKMAFQAMIDAGATRTQRKNKALIDKVSATIILQSYLESKSKNSQG; via the coding sequence ATGGGAAGAATACTGGCAATCGATTATGGACTCAAACGCACTGGTATAGCTGTAACCGATACCTTGCAATTGATTGCCAATGGCATGGATACATTGCCTACCGCAGGGTTGTTTGAATTTCTTTCAGGGTATTTTGTAAAGGAACCTGTCGATAAAGTGGTTATCGGCTATCCGCTTCAAATGAACAATCAGCCTTCGGAGATTGTTCCTCACATTGATCGGTTTATTGTTAAGTTTTTAAAAACCTTCCCGGGAAAAGACCTGGTAAAGTTCGACGAGCGCTTTACTTCGAAAATGGCTTTTCAGGCCATGATTGATGCAGGAGCTACCAGGACACAGCGAAAAAACAAAGCACTTATCGATAAGGTAAGCGCAACAATTATACTTCAGTCGTATTTAGAAAGTAAAAGCAAAAATTCTCAGGGTTAA
- the def gene encoding peptide deformylase codes for MVYPIVVYGSPLLRRISEDISPDYPDLGQLIGDMFETMVVSDGVGLAAPQIGKSIRLFVIDASPMADENPSLADFRKVFINPRILEEKGDKWLFVEGCLSIPELREEVLRPGIVTLEYYDENFTYHKETYDGVKARIIQHEYDHLDGVLFVDKVSPLKKKLIKGKLGNIAKGKVQAAYKTKLLK; via the coding sequence ATGGTTTATCCAATTGTTGTATATGGTTCGCCTCTGTTGCGTAGGATTTCGGAAGATATTAGTCCCGATTATCCTGACCTCGGTCAGCTTATTGGCGATATGTTCGAAACCATGGTTGTTTCAGATGGAGTAGGGCTTGCAGCACCGCAAATCGGAAAATCCATTCGTTTGTTTGTCATCGATGCATCACCTATGGCCGATGAGAATCCATCGCTGGCTGATTTCCGTAAAGTGTTTATCAATCCCCGTATTCTGGAAGAAAAGGGCGACAAATGGCTTTTTGTAGAAGGTTGCCTGAGTATACCTGAGTTGCGCGAAGAGGTGTTAAGGCCAGGTATTGTTACCCTCGAATACTACGATGAAAATTTTACTTATCATAAGGAAACATACGATGGGGTGAAAGCCCGTATCATTCAACACGAATACGATCACCTCGATGGGGTGCTCTTTGTCGATAAGGTATCGCCTCTAAAAAAGAAACTGATCAAAGGTAAATTGGGAAATATCGCCAAAGGTAAGGTGCAGGCAGCTTACAAGACCAAATTGCTGAAGTAA
- a CDS encoding glycosyltransferase family 2 protein — protein MDVSVVIPLYNEAESLPELVSWIKRVMDENHYAYEIILIDDGSTDESWEVIQQQKLSNSNIRGIRFRRNYGKSAALQTGFSHAKGQVVMTMDADLQDNPEEIPDFYQMITQEGYDLVSGWKKKRYDPVFSKNLPSKFFNWTARRMSGIRLHDFNCGIKAYRLKVVKSIEVYGDMHRYIPVLAKWAGFKKIGEKVVQHQERKYGNTKFGIERFIRGPLDLLSVMFISKFSKRPMHLFGIWGALMFIIGFGLAIYLGINKLFALLHHIPARLVTDSPFFYIALSCMILGTQLFLAGFLGELISRSATDRNKYLIEEEL, from the coding sequence ATGGATGTTTCTGTTGTAATACCCTTGTATAACGAGGCCGAATCGCTTCCTGAACTGGTAAGCTGGATTAAGCGAGTAATGGACGAAAACCATTACGCCTACGAGATAATCCTTATCGACGATGGCAGTACAGACGAATCATGGGAAGTAATTCAGCAACAGAAGCTTTCAAACTCCAATATCAGGGGTATTCGGTTTAGACGCAATTATGGAAAATCGGCTGCCCTCCAGACTGGCTTTTCGCATGCCAAAGGGCAGGTGGTAATGACTATGGATGCCGACCTGCAGGATAACCCCGAAGAAATTCCAGATTTCTATCAGATGATAACTCAAGAAGGCTACGACCTGGTATCGGGATGGAAAAAGAAACGCTACGATCCGGTTTTTTCGAAAAATCTGCCAAGTAAGTTTTTCAACTGGACAGCCAGACGGATGAGTGGAATTAGACTTCACGACTTTAATTGCGGCATCAAAGCCTATCGGTTGAAGGTAGTAAAGAGCATAGAAGTTTATGGCGACATGCATCGCTACATTCCTGTACTTGCTAAATGGGCCGGATTTAAAAAGATAGGAGAAAAGGTGGTTCAGCATCAAGAACGTAAATACGGAAACACCAAATTTGGCATCGAGCGCTTTATTCGCGGTCCACTGGATTTATTATCGGTGATGTTTATTTCCAAATTCAGTAAACGACCCATGCACCTTTTTGGAATTTGGGGAGCACTGATGTTCATTATAGGATTTGGCCTGGCAATATACCTTGGAATAAATAAATTATTTGCATTACTCCATCATATTCCTGCACGATTGGTAACCGACAGCCCGTTTTTTTACATTGCCCTTTCGTGCATGATACTCGGCACACAGCTGTTCCTTGCCGGTTTTCTTGGCGAGCTCATTTCACGAAGTGCTACGGACCGAAACAAATATTTAATCGAGGAAGAATTGTAA
- a CDS encoding DUF4199 domain-containing protein translates to MKPIYKHALTFGLSLGITLSLFELLGYFLGIVIKPIMSLIYIAVVVSMLIIAIRKFRDQAEGGFLSFGNAFLVSFFTCLIAGAIWAVYRFAEYTLAPGIIEETLLTLEEEFLKNNMSEDQIESIMKLYTLFFTPAVVAVTTFVFNMGFGGAILSLIFAAIYKREKNPLTA, encoded by the coding sequence ATGAAGCCAATTTATAAACACGCTCTCACTTTTGGACTAAGTCTGGGAATCACCCTAAGCCTTTTTGAACTGCTAGGTTACTTCCTGGGAATAGTTATCAAGCCCATTATGTCGTTAATTTATATTGCCGTGGTGGTGTCGATGCTCATTATCGCCATTCGTAAATTTCGCGACCAAGCCGAGGGAGGTTTTCTCTCTTTTGGCAATGCCTTTTTGGTAAGTTTTTTTACCTGCCTCATTGCCGGTGCAATTTGGGCTGTTTACCGATTTGCCGAATATACCCTGGCTCCGGGCATCATCGAAGAAACACTTCTGACTTTGGAAGAGGAATTTCTGAAAAACAACATGAGCGAAGACCAGATTGAATCGATCATGAAACTTTACACCTTGTTTTTCACACCTGCTGTGGTAGCTGTAACCACTTTCGTTTTTAATATGGGGTTTGGTGGTGCTATTTTAAGCCTTATTTTTGCTGCCATCTACAAACGTGAAAAGAATCCGCTTACTGCCTGA
- a CDS encoding VOC family protein, giving the protein MRPFKVLGIQQIAIGGEDKNKLAKFWIEIMGLSKVKTFVSERENVDEDVLQMGKGVYAVEVDIMQPIDVNKKPRVDEPKLNHIGLWIDNLPKAVEWLTEQGVRFTPGGIRPGASGHDIVFIHPKGNEEFPLCSEGVLVELVQAPEEVIKALS; this is encoded by the coding sequence ATGAGACCCTTTAAAGTTTTAGGCATACAGCAAATTGCAATAGGCGGCGAAGATAAGAACAAACTTGCCAAATTCTGGATCGAAATTATGGGCTTATCAAAGGTTAAAACCTTTGTCAGTGAGCGCGAAAATGTCGACGAAGACGTGTTACAAATGGGCAAAGGAGTTTATGCCGTAGAAGTAGACATTATGCAACCCATCGATGTCAATAAAAAACCCCGTGTTGACGAACCAAAACTGAACCATATCGGCTTGTGGATCGACAACCTTCCAAAAGCAGTAGAATGGTTAACCGAGCAGGGAGTACGTTTTACACCCGGAGGTATAAGGCCTGGTGCAAGCGGACATGACATAGTATTTATTCATCCGAAAGGAAACGAAGAATTTCCTTTGTGCAGCGAAGGTGTATTGGTAGAATTGGTTCAGGCTCCTGAGGAAGTAATCAAAGCCCTCTCATAA
- a CDS encoding methyltransferase domain-containing protein gives MIKQILNTIPRPWLIRMSYLFIPFSRLFYYGKRYECPVCKGTFRKFLPYGYGNLRANALCPGCLSLERHRLMWLYLQNKTQFFSQKQKVLHIAPEQSFLKRFRKMKNLDYSTADLFSPLADYRCDVQKLPFEKENFDLVICNHVLEHVDNDQLAMSEILRVLKPGGYAILQVPVNFSREHTFEDMSITDPRERARIFGQYDHVRVYGRDYPDLLRRAGFIIDEESYTHELSDELKERYSVKVSEFMFACKKAL, from the coding sequence ATGATTAAACAAATTTTAAATACTATACCACGTCCATGGCTTATTCGGATGAGCTATCTGTTCATACCTTTTTCGCGACTATTTTATTATGGCAAAAGATACGAGTGTCCGGTATGCAAGGGAACATTTCGTAAGTTTCTGCCCTATGGCTATGGAAACCTGCGTGCCAATGCCTTGTGTCCTGGCTGTTTGTCGCTAGAGCGGCACCGGCTGATGTGGCTGTACCTGCAAAACAAAACGCAGTTCTTTAGTCAAAAACAAAAAGTATTGCATATTGCACCAGAACAATCGTTTTTAAAGCGCTTCCGGAAGATGAAGAACCTTGATTATTCTACTGCCGACCTCTTCTCTCCTTTGGCCGATTACCGTTGCGATGTGCAAAAGTTGCCTTTCGAAAAGGAAAATTTTGACCTGGTTATTTGCAACCATGTGTTGGAGCATGTCGATAATGATCAGTTGGCAATGTCTGAAATACTAAGAGTACTCAAACCCGGCGGATATGCCATACTTCAGGTACCAGTGAATTTTTCGCGCGAGCATACTTTTGAAGATATGAGTATTACAGACCCCAGGGAACGTGCCCGCATTTTTGGTCAGTACGACCATGTGAGGGTTTATGGGCGGGATTATCCGGATTTATTACGCAGGGCAGGGTTTATTATCGACGAAGAAAGCTATACCCACGAGTTAAGCGATGAATTGAAAGAACGGTATAGTGTGAAGGTAAGTGAATTTATGTTTGCATGTAAAAAAGCACTTTAA